A region of Streptomyces cinnamoneus DNA encodes the following proteins:
- a CDS encoding YcxB family protein codes for MSEAVAAPVPAHADSLTFDYELTVADMRSALRARARVVRSARLQKVLLPLCYAVFAAGILVKGPEARDWPPLVICGLVAVFALVGGPVLQARSLHKALQGQGPRHTTVAAGGMAASWAHGSQSMAWSAFGRYTETKDHFVLLSPDKRGACLVILPKRALAAPGDADRLRALLDAGLPRA; via the coding sequence GTGAGTGAGGCAGTGGCGGCGCCGGTTCCGGCGCACGCCGACTCCCTGACGTTCGACTACGAGCTCACGGTCGCCGACATGCGGTCGGCGCTGCGTGCCCGCGCCCGGGTGGTGCGCAGTGCGCGTCTGCAGAAGGTGCTGCTGCCGCTGTGCTACGCGGTGTTCGCGGCCGGCATCCTCGTCAAGGGGCCCGAGGCGCGGGACTGGCCCCCGCTGGTGATCTGCGGCCTGGTGGCCGTGTTCGCGCTGGTGGGAGGCCCGGTCCTGCAGGCCCGTTCCTTGCACAAGGCCCTCCAGGGGCAGGGGCCGAGGCATACGACGGTGGCGGCCGGCGGCATGGCCGCCTCGTGGGCGCACGGCAGTCAGTCGATGGCGTGGTCGGCCTTCGGCCGCTACACCGAGACGAAGGACCACTTCGTGCTGCTCAGCCCCGACAAGCGCGGCGCCTGCCTGGTGATCCTGCCCAAGCGGGCGCTGGCCGCCCCCGGTGACGCCGACCGGCTGCGGGCCCTGCTGGACGCCGGTCTGCCCCGCGCGTGA
- a CDS encoding isoprenyl transferase: MARRGILGRSRREYRTPEPHPSGARPPKIPGELVPEHVAIVMDGNGRWAKERGLPRTEGHKVGAERVLDVLQGGIEMGVGAISLYAFSTENWRRSPDEVRFLMNFNRDFIRKTRDQLDELGIRVRWVGRMPKLWKSVAKELQVAQEQTKDNDRLTLYFCMNYGGRAEIADAAQAMAEDVKAGRLDPSKVSEKTLQKYMYYPDMPDVDLFLRPSGEQRTSNYLIWQSAYAEMVFQDVLWPDFDRRDLWRACLEYAQRDRRFGGALPNEDQLVKEPSAGE, translated from the coding sequence ATGGCACGACGCGGGATTCTGGGCCGTTCCCGACGCGAGTACCGCACCCCCGAGCCCCACCCGTCGGGCGCGCGGCCGCCGAAGATCCCCGGCGAGCTGGTGCCCGAGCACGTGGCGATCGTCATGGACGGCAACGGCCGCTGGGCCAAGGAGCGCGGCCTGCCCCGCACCGAGGGCCACAAGGTCGGTGCCGAGCGGGTCCTGGACGTGCTCCAGGGCGGGATCGAGATGGGCGTCGGGGCCATCTCCCTGTACGCCTTCTCCACCGAGAACTGGCGGCGCTCGCCCGACGAGGTGCGCTTCCTGATGAACTTCAACCGCGACTTCATCCGCAAGACCCGGGACCAGCTCGACGAGCTCGGCATCCGGGTGCGCTGGGTCGGCCGGATGCCCAAGCTGTGGAAGTCGGTGGCCAAGGAGCTCCAGGTCGCCCAGGAGCAGACCAAGGACAACGACCGGCTCACGCTGTACTTCTGCATGAACTACGGCGGCCGTGCGGAGATCGCGGACGCGGCGCAGGCCATGGCGGAGGACGTGAAGGCGGGCCGGCTCGACCCCTCGAAGGTCAGCGAGAAGACCCTCCAGAAGTACATGTACTACCCGGACATGCCGGACGTGGACCTGTTCCTGCGGCCGAGCGGCGAGCAGCGCACCTCCAACTACCTGATCTGGCAGAGCGCCTACGCCGAGATGGTCTTCCAGGACGTCCTGTGGCCCGACTTCGACCGCCGCGACCTGTGGCGCGCCTGCCTGGAGTACGCCCAGCGCGACCGCCGCTTCGGCGGTGCCCTGCCGAACGAGGACCAGCTCGTGAAGGAGCCGTCGGCCGGTGAGTGA
- the recO gene encoding DNA repair protein RecO, translating to MSLFRDDGIVLRTQKLGEADRIITLLTRGHGRVRAVARGVRRTKSKFGARLEPFSHVDVQFFARGSELVGRGLPLCTQSETIAPYGGGIVTDYARYTAGTAMLETAERFTDHEGEPAVQQYLLLVGGLRTLAAGEHAPHLILDAFLLRSLAVNGYAPSFGACAKCGMPGPNRFFSAAAGGVVCGECRVPGSVVPSSESIELLGALLTGDWATADACEARYVREGSGLVASYLQWHLERGLRSLRYVEQ from the coding sequence ATGAGCCTTTTCCGCGACGACGGCATCGTCCTCCGGACGCAGAAGCTGGGCGAAGCGGACCGGATCATCACCCTCCTCACGCGAGGCCACGGCCGGGTGCGGGCGGTGGCCCGGGGGGTGCGGCGCACCAAGTCGAAGTTCGGGGCGCGGCTGGAGCCGTTCTCGCACGTCGACGTGCAGTTCTTCGCGCGCGGCAGCGAGCTGGTCGGGCGCGGGCTCCCGCTGTGCACCCAGAGCGAGACCATCGCCCCGTACGGCGGCGGCATCGTCACCGACTACGCCCGCTACACCGCCGGCACCGCCATGCTGGAGACCGCCGAGCGCTTCACCGACCACGAGGGCGAGCCCGCCGTGCAGCAGTACCTGCTGCTCGTCGGCGGTCTGCGCACCCTCGCCGCGGGCGAGCACGCCCCGCACCTCATCCTCGACGCGTTCCTGCTGCGCTCCCTCGCCGTCAACGGCTACGCGCCCAGCTTCGGCGCCTGCGCGAAGTGCGGGATGCCGGGGCCCAACCGGTTCTTCTCGGCGGCCGCCGGCGGGGTGGTGTGCGGGGAGTGCCGGGTGCCCGGAAGCGTCGTACCCTCCTCGGAGTCGATCGAGCTCCTGGGCGCGCTGCTGACCGGGGACTGGGCGACGGCGGACGCGTGCGAGGCGCGGTACGTCCGGGAGGGCAGCGGGCTGGTGGCGTCCTACCTGCAGTGGCATCTGGAGCGGGGGCTCCGTTCCCTCCGCTACGTCGAGCAATAA